TATCAAGCCGAACACCAATACCACCTGGTTCAATCAATTCCGTAATCTTTCCCGTTGATGGCGCAAAATTATTTTCCGGGTCTTCAGCAGTTATACGGCATTCAATCGCCGAGCCATTGATTCTTATTTCTTCCTGTCTCAAAGACAACTTCTCCCCTGCTGCAATCTTGAACTGCTCCTTGACAATATCAATCCCGGTTACGAGTTCGGTAACCGGATGTTCAACCTGTAAACGGGTATTCATTTCAAGGAAATAGAAGTTTCTATCTTTATCAACCATAAACTCTACAGTCCCGGCGTTATTATAACCTGATGCCTTTACTGCCTTCTTTGCTGCTTCACCCATCTTTTCACGGAGTTCCGGAGTCATAATTGCCGAAGGTGATTCTTCAATTAGTTTCTGATGCCTTCTCTGGATTGAGCACTCCCTTTCGCATAAATGGACAACATTTCCATAATTATCCGCGAGAATCTGAAATTCTATATGCCTTGGCTGTTCCAGAAATTTCTCAATAAAAATCGTGGGATTGCCAAATGCTGATTGTGCCTCACCGGTTGCCTGTTTTATCGCAGTAGATAGTTCTTTTTTATCTCTGACAACTCTCATTCCTTTTCCACCACCACCACCTGCTGCCTTTATCAAAACTGGAAGGCCGATCTTCTCTATAACCTTCTGTGCCTCTGCCTCATCTTTTACTGCACCATCACTTCCAGGTATCACGGGCACACCTGCCTTGACCATTGTGACCTTTGAGGCAATCTTATCACCGAGAAGTTCAATCGCCTTTGAATTCGGTCCGATAAAAATAATGCCTACATCTTCGCAGGCTTTAGCAAACTGGGTATTTTCAGCAAGGAATCCATAGCCTGGATGGATTGCTTCGGCACCGGACTTCTTGGCAACACCAATTATCTTTTCAATCCTTAGATAGCTCTCGGTAGATGGTGAAGGTCCAATATAATAGACCTCATCTGCATAACGGGTATGTAGAGCGGTACGGTCAGCATCCGAATAGACCGTGACCGACTTTATACCCATCTCCCTGCAGGCCCTTAAGACCCGCACCGCAATCTCACCCCGATTGGCAACGAGTATTTTCTTAAACATTTTTTGCGAAGCAAAAATTAATGCAAACAGATTGATACGGATTCATGCAGATTTTATTGTAAATCGTTATACGGTTTCGCCGCCCGTATCGTCAATCGTCCAGCGTTTAACGATTCTAAAAAATCACCGCCAACATATAACCAAACAGGCAACCAAAACCTATAACGACAAACTAATAATTTAGGCATTTAGGAATTTAGGTATTTTGGACTTTTACAATGGTATATTCCCATGTTTTCTTGGTGGATTTGTATCACGCTTGTTCTCAATCATTTCAAATGCCTCAATCACACGCGGCCTGGTTTCAGAAGGTCTGATTATCGTATCAATATAACCCTTTGAAGCAGTCACAAATGGATTTGCAAACTTATTTGTATATTCATCTATAAGTTTTTTCTCTAATGCCTTGGGGTCTTTTGCCTCTTTTATTTCTTTTCTGTATAAAATTTTCACCGCACCATCCGGTCCCATTACTGCAATCTCGGCACTGGGCCAGGCAAAATTTATATCCGCACGGGTATGTTTTGAACTCATAACACAATATGCACCGCCGTAAGCCTTCCTCGTAATAACCGTAACCCTGGGCACGGTTGCCTCACAGAATGCATAAAGCAACTTTGCACCATTCTTTATCACGCCACCCCATTCCTGGGCAGTGCCGGGCAAAAATCCTGGCACATCAACAAATGTGAGAATTGGAATATTGAAACAATCACAGAAACGCACAAACCTTGCACCTTTCATTGCGGAATCACAATCCAATACTCCAGCAAGAACCGCTGGTTGATTTGCGACAACACCGATTGATTTTCCATTTAACCGCGCAAATCCTACAATTAGATTTTTTGCATAATGCTCGTGCACCTCAAGGAAATCACCATTGTCTACAACCCTTTTTATTACTTCATACATATCATAGGGTTTGATTGGACTATCGGGAATTATCTCATCAAGTTCCTTGTCCATTCTATTTATATCATCGGTACATTCTATCGTTGGCGGGTCTTCAAGATTGTTCTGGGGAATATGGGAAAGCAATTTTTTTATCAATTCAATACATTCAATCTCGGTATCCACGGCAAAATGTGCTACACCAGATTTTTCATTATGAACCATTGCTCCACCGAGTTGTTCAAAGGTAACATCTTCATGGGTTGCTGCCTTTACTACATCTGGACCGGTTAAAAACATATAGGAACCCTTTACCATTATCACAAAATCGGTCATTGCTGGAGAATATACTGCACCACCGGCACAGGGACCCATTATTGCGGAAATCTGTGGCACAACACCCGAAGCAAGGACATTTCTCAAAAAGACATCTGTATAGCCTGCAAGGCTATCAACACCCTCCTGAATTCGCGCGCCACCTGAATCTTTTAGTCCAATTATCGGGCAACCCATTTTCATTGATAAATCCTGTAGCTTACATATCTTTTCTGCATACGCCTTAGAAAGAGAACCGCCAAAGACCGTAAAATCTTCAGAAAATATACAAACATTCCTGCCATTTATCTTACCATAACCGGTTACCACACCATCGCCCAGAATCTTCTGTTTATCCATATCAAAGTCTGTACAGCGATGCGTAACAAACCTGTCCGTTTCTCTGAATGTTCCTTTATCAAGTAAAAGATCAATCCTTTCCCGTGCGGTCAATTTACCTTTATCATGCTGTGCCTTAATCCTTGCCTCTCCCCCACCAAGGAGTGCCTGCTTTTCAAGTTCTTCAAGATGCTTCAACTTGTCTTTGATTTTCATTATAACTCCTTAATTATAGTTTGATAAATCAAACTGCTTCAAATGTGCGATAAATCGCACCGCTACAACTTTGTTTTCTGTAGCAATCGCATCCATGCGATAATGTAGCGGTCGGATTTATCCGACAATTTCATTATTCATAGATCTCCTCCCAATTTATCTTTTCTTTCAACGGATGCTCATCAATATATTTTCTTATATTATATAATGCTTTTTCACTGCGAATCACATGTTCATAGTAATTCCATTCCCAGAAATTTTTATGGCCTGTTGTCTTTGTCACCAATGCTTTGTAGGTTCTAACAATTTCGCTCAGTGCAACTTCAGAATCTTCTAAAACAAAAATTGTATGTAAATGGTCTTTGCCAAACTTGTAATAATCAATTTTGACACCAGAAAATCGTCCTGGTAAAGATAATAATATTCGTTCCGCTTGCTCTTTATACCGTACAAAAAGAGGTTGCCGCATTGCAGTACAGATAGTTACAAAATAATAGCCGTTGGCTTTGTAATCATAATCTTTCAATCTTATTGATTTTCTTTTCCTCATAATTTTTTTGATACATCAAACCGCCAAACATGTGTGATAAATCGCACTGCTAAAATTAGAGGGATATCTTCTTCAAGGATGGTTTCCCTTCTTCTTCCTCCAAATATGCAAATACCACATTCGGGTCGTGTTCAAAGACCATAAGCCAGTGCTCATCGATCGCCTGACGTAGATATTTTTTCTTTAGGTCAACGAGTTCCATTGGGTAAAGGTCAAAACTCGTATGATAAGGAATTTTGATATGGGCAGAAGTAGAAATGAAGTCTCCCCAATAAATTGCCTTATTGCCTTCGGATTCAATGAAAACTGATTGATGCCCTTTTGTATGCCCGATCGTATTAATCACTTTTACACCAGGCACTATTTCATAGCTACCTTCTATAAGAACAAGTTGTCCGGAATTTTCAATAGGAATATAATTTTCCTTCATATAACTTGCTCTCGTCCGTTCATTGGGATGTGTTGCATCATACCATTCTTGTTTCTGGATTATGTATTTTGCATTTGGAAAACTTGGCACTATTTTATCAGCCACTATTCTCGTGTTCCAACCACAATGGTCAAAGTGTAAATGTGTATTTACTACAAAATGTATATCTTCAAATTTTAAATTTATCCGGTTCAATTCGCTCTCAAGATCAGGTGGCTGTCTCACACTGTATAGCTCACGGAATTTCTCATCAAGTTTATTTCCCATTCCAGTATCAACAATTATATTTGCATCAGGCGTTTTTATTAACAGACAGTTAATCGGTATCTCAACACGATTCAACTCATCAGGCTGGACTATTTTTGACCACAAAACCTTTGGCACTACACCGAACATAGTGCCACCATCAAGAAAGAACGAACCGTCGGAAACTGAAATTAATTCAAACTTGCCAAACTTCAACTTTCACTCCTGTTTTTCTATCTTATTTAATTTTTTTTCTATTGGTTTTAAAAATTGTTCAATCGTGATATAAGGATTTACTTTCATTAGTTTATCAAGTATTGCTTTTCGTTCTTCATCAGTTTTTGCATTTAAATATCTAATGCGCAGGCGCTCGGTCTTTTCACGCCTTTTCTCTCTTCTATGTAGTTCAGACTGACGGATTTGTCCTTTTTTCATAGAACCTCCTTGTAATGAAAATACCTAAATGCCTAAATTCCTAAACACCTAAAAAACCTGTTATCTCTTTGTCTTTTTTAATTACTTTTTTTTGGGCCGAACAGATTTTCGTCTTTCCTTTTTTTCGATGTTCCTCTCTATCCACTCAACTATTTCAGTAGTTGGCGTGCCTGGACCAAAAAGTTTTTTGACACCCATTTTTTCAAGTTTTTTCATATCGTCGAGGGGTATTATACCGCCACCAATTACTGGGATATTCGCCTTCTTTTCTTTTAGAAGTTTAAGAACTCTCGGGAAAATAGTCATATGAGCTCCGGACAGAATAGACAAACCAATAAGATCAACATCTTCCTGTATTGCTGCTTCAACAATTCCCTCACAGGTTTGATGAAGGCCCGTGTAAATAACTTCCATCCCAGCATCCCGCAGTGCTGCCGCCACAACCTTTGCACCGCGGTCATGTCCATCAAGACCAGGCTTGCCAACAAGGACTCGAATCTTTTTCATAGAAACCTCCTCTTCTAACGCAGTAATCGCAGTATCATCCCTATGAATTGGGATTCGCAGTATCGTCCTGACAAAAAGTCAGGACTTGCAGTATCGCCTTTGGCTTGCAAAGGCATCTCCTGCGAACGAAGTGATACTGCGAGTGAAACGATCCTGCAAGCGTAGCGATCCTGCTTTTTAAAATATGATCGGCTCACGATATACACCAAAGACTTCCTTTAATGTACCACACATCTCACCGAGTGTAGCATAGGCGCGAACACACTCAAGAATTCTCGGCATTAAATTTTCTCCGTTCTCTGCTGCCTTGCGCAAATCCTTTAATTTCTCTTTGACCTTTGCGTTATTCCTTTCTTTTTTGACCTTTTTCAAACTCTTTATCTGCTCTATTTCTACCTCCGGTGGGATT
This genomic window from candidate division WOR-3 bacterium contains:
- a CDS encoding acyl-CoA carboxylase subunit beta; the protein is MKIKDKLKHLEELEKQALLGGGEARIKAQHDKGKLTARERIDLLLDKGTFRETDRFVTHRCTDFDMDKQKILGDGVVTGYGKINGRNVCIFSEDFTVFGGSLSKAYAEKICKLQDLSMKMGCPIIGLKDSGGARIQEGVDSLAGYTDVFLRNVLASGVVPQISAIMGPCAGGAVYSPAMTDFVIMVKGSYMFLTGPDVVKAATHEDVTFEQLGGAMVHNEKSGVAHFAVDTEIECIELIKKLLSHIPQNNLEDPPTIECTDDINRMDKELDEIIPDSPIKPYDMYEVIKRVVDNGDFLEVHEHYAKNLIVGFARLNGKSIGVVANQPAVLAGVLDCDSAMKGARFVRFCDCFNIPILTFVDVPGFLPGTAQEWGGVIKNGAKLLYAFCEATVPRVTVITRKAYGGAYCVMSSKHTRADINFAWPSAEIAVMGPDGAVKILYRKEIKEAKDPKALEKKLIDEYTNKFANPFVTASKGYIDTIIRPSETRPRVIEAFEMIENKRDTNPPRKHGNIPL
- a CDS encoding acetyl-CoA carboxylase biotin carboxylase subunit translates to MFKKILVANRGEIAVRVLRACREMGIKSVTVYSDADRTALHTRYADEVYYIGPSPSTESYLRIEKIIGVAKKSGAEAIHPGYGFLAENTQFAKACEDVGIIFIGPNSKAIELLGDKIASKVTMVKAGVPVIPGSDGAVKDEAEAQKVIEKIGLPVLIKAAGGGGGKGMRVVRDKKELSTAIKQATGEAQSAFGNPTIFIEKFLEQPRHIEFQILADNYGNVVHLCERECSIQRRHQKLIEESPSAIMTPELREKMGEAAKKAVKASGYNNAGTVEFMVDKDRNFYFLEMNTRLQVEHPVTELVTGIDIVKEQFKIAAGEKLSLRQEEIRINGSAIECRITAEDPENNFAPSTGKITELIEPGGIGVRLDSGIYEGFEIPIYYDPLIAKLLVWAPTRREAIERMKRALKEYTIRGIKTSIPFHLLVMENPQFIAGEYDTTFIDRILGKIEYKKENYEIAAIAALITKTLQEQKTTVATKATTQTVSPWKLAARQSMLRKM
- a CDS encoding MBL fold metallo-hydrolase gives rise to the protein MKFGKFELISVSDGSFFLDGGTMFGVVPKVLWSKIVQPDELNRVEIPINCLLIKTPDANIIVDTGMGNKLDEKFRELYSVRQPPDLESELNRINLKFEDIHFVVNTHLHFDHCGWNTRIVADKIVPSFPNAKYIIQKQEWYDATHPNERTRASYMKENYIPIENSGQLVLIEGSYEIVPGVKVINTIGHTKGHQSVFIESEGNKAIYWGDFISTSAHIKIPYHTSFDLYPMELVDLKKKYLRQAIDEHWLMVFEHDPNVVFAYLEEEEGKPSLKKISL
- a CDS encoding cobalamin B12-binding domain-containing protein; the protein is MKKIRVLVGKPGLDGHDRGAKVVAAALRDAGMEVIYTGLHQTCEGIVEAAIQEDVDLIGLSILSGAHMTIFPRVLKLLKEKKANIPVIGGGIIPLDDMKKLEKMGVKKLFGPGTPTTEIVEWIERNIEKKERRKSVRPKKK
- a CDS encoding transposase encodes the protein MRKRKSIRLKDYDYKANGYYFVTICTAMRQPLFVRYKEQAERILLSLPGRFSGVKIDYYKFGKDHLHTIFVLEDSEVALSEIVRTYKALVTKTTGHKNFWEWNYYEHVIRSEKALYNIRKYIDEHPLKEKINWEEIYE
- a CDS encoding DUF6800 family protein, with the translated sequence MKKGQIRQSELHRREKRREKTERLRIRYLNAKTDEERKAILDKLMKVNPYITIEQFLKPIEKKLNKIEKQE